The genome window TCAAGATTATCAGGATGTTTGATGAAATATTCTTTATAAGTGTTGTGTTTATGTGCTATATTATTAAGAATAATATTTAAATTATTTTTAATAGTATAGAAAGGATCTTTCTTATTTGTTTTGAAGAATTTAAGAGTTTTTTCTTCGTCAAACACGATGAAAAACTGAAGAATACGATATAAGAATTTTGAATCATTAAACTTAGCGATATTTCGGTCTGATGGTGTTTTGTTTGAATTGAAGTACTCTTTTTTACAATTTATCAGTGATTCATTGAATGCCTGTTCAATTTCTGAATTACATAAATTATCAAAGAACTCATCTTCTAAAATATTTTTTTTGTAAATTTTATTTGCCTTACACAAGAAAATACAATTTACAAGTGAGAATATTTTTTTCTCCTCGATAGAAGAATTAGATTTTTTTATTAATTCAATATTATCTAAAAAAGTAGAATTTACATCACTTGATTTGTCAAAATTAGATGAAATATCATTAAAGGTTTTTTCATCTAATTTTGAATGTTTAGATAGATTATTATACTCTTCGTCCTTCGATAATATTTTTAAAATGTTAAAAATATATTCTGGAGTAATTTCTTTATATGATAAAACATCTTTTCGGAGAAGTCTATTTACCTTGAAACTATTGCTATCATTTTTGATGGAACTTAAATAAACATTTTCTGTTTTATCTAGATTTAGATTCTTGTATTTATCAAGGTTTAATAGTCTTATTTTTTCTTTTTTGATGCTAAAATGACTAGAGTTAAATAACTGTTCTAATATATAAAATAAAAGAAAAGTAGAGATACTTCTTTGCTGACCATCTATTATTTCGACTCGTTTATTATTAGTCTCAATAACAACCATTGAGTTAAAAAAATGGCTATTACTGTAATTGTTCCCTTCAACTACATTGAAAATATCATTAATGAAGTCTTGTAAAACCTCATCATTCCATTCGTATTTTCTTTGAAACTTTGGGATTTCTACATTTGTTTCATTATAAATTTTTCTTAAATCATATAAGTTTTTTACCTCATTTTGTATTTGAGGTGTATTTGCTTCACTAATTGAGTTTATTAATTTCATGTTATTAATTGTTATTCCACTCCCAAAATGCCTTATCTCTAATTTTAATTGGTGCACTACCAGCATTATTTACAATACTATAGTGTTTTTCAAGTCCTTTAATTACACCAATTAAGTCATCTCTATCATTACGACTTGGCAGATCGAAAAGTGATGATACTTCTTTGTCTTTTATTTCGTTTACTCTATGTATAATCCAAGTAAGGATATAGTTTGAATACTCATTGTCACCTGTAGAGAAGTGATTTAAGAATTGAGTAGATAAAATTGTTCCTACGCCATATTCTCTACCTTCTTTAAGTATCTTTCTTAGTGATTCGAAGTTTTTACTAAGGAAATTATCAGCCTCATCCACTAAAATCATTTTGTTTAGTTGTCTGAAATTTCCATCAATTTTACTGTGACCTCTGTTTTGCATTTGAGAGTAGAATTGATCTAGAGTAATTGCCACAACTAAGTTTTGAATTTGTGGGCTATAACCACTTAAATTGATTACTGTAACACCATCAATCAAATCAAATAGAGGAGTTGCATTTTTACCATTTGGTTCGAAAATTTCGTAATCATAAAGCTCCTTTAAAGCTGCATTTAAACTGTCTTGTGCAAAATCTTCATGCTCCTCAAAAATACGGTATACATCATGTAGAGTAGGAGAAGGTTGTTCCCAAGTATCTCTTCTATGTTTTATGATTCCCTTATTTTCATACGCTTGCATTAAAAGTTCTTTTAAGAAACTTCTTTGCTTATTGCCTAAATTGTAAGCAGTAGATATTGTATTTTCAAGAGCACTTGCTGTATGTAAAGGTAACATTGGTTTTGTGGTACTTCCTACAGCTAGTGCTAATGGATTATAAGGTAAATGGTACAATTCGTATACCTTAGCATCTGTGGGTTTAGTAAAATCTTCTTTGATATAATCACCCTTATAATCAAAGATTAAGATGCCAATTTTTTTACCATCAACGTTTTGTTCAGCATTTTTACTCAATTGTAAAATCATAGATTTAGTGAATTGAGTTTTACCTGTACCCATTGTTCCAATGATACCAGTGTTAGTATGCATTACTTTATCAGTAGATGTTGGATACCAATAAAGTTCTTCTTTGGTATTACTTTTTGTACCAAATAAAATTTTCATTGGTTCTGTAATTATAGGTTCTTCAACTAATGTAGGTGAAGGTGTAGATTCATTATCATTTGTTTCTTTTTCTACATAATCACTAGTTGAAGTAGTTTCTATATCGTGTTCCTCAAAGCCAGAAAGGTTTTTATCAATAGAATATGCTTTTCTAAGAAGTGTACAATGAATAGAACAATCTCCTTCATCATCATGGTACCTTTCAATTAGATCATCCATTGTTGTTTTTAGATCATTTAGACCATCAGATTCCAATAATTCAATAATTAAGGCATCATCATCTAATTTGATTGACCTAGCTTGGAACGAATCATTAGCTTTAAATGATAAAACGGAATATTTACCGACTATCTCATTAATATTCTGACTGATTATAAATTCATCATTATAAAGCTTACCTTTTAGCTCGTGTAGGTTTTTCCACTTTTCATTATAATCTTCCCATACCTGATAAAGTCTTAATTTATCAGCAATAGTGATGATTTGTTTAGCAAAGAAGTTTCGATAGACTTTATTTTTGAAGTTGTCACCACCTAAAACTTCTTCAAAAAACTCAGCAGTCTTTGCTCCTTGTTTTAATGCTTTATTCTCTTGATTAGTCTTTCCAATTTTCACTTCAACGGGATGGAAGTATAGTTCAATACCATTTGAAGTTTCTTCTACACCAACCATTAATAAATCATCGCTATACATTCCTGACTTCCCATGACTTTTTACAGACATCAAACTGTTTTGAGGCAGGGCAACACTACCAGATACTCTTAAGATTTCTTCTAATGACATTGGTACCCAAGTGATACTTGGGTGTTCTAAAATAGCCATCATTTCTTTTACAGCACTTAGGACACTAATTTTTTCTTTGTCCATTTGATACCTTTGGTTGTGTGCTGCAATTTTTAGGAGCCAATCTCCATTAATAGCATTGAACATATTGATGATAGGAATAGTATCATCTTCATTAACCTCTAATTGATTTTTCTTTAGATAGTTAAGAATAACATCTCTATATTGTTCCCATTTCTTAGTTACTGTAATAGCATCATAGCCACTATTAGAGGTGTAAAGATCACTGTAATGTATTATTACTACACTATTGTCCTCTTTAAAGAATGATAGATCTACCTTTGGGTCAATAAACGTTGTCCATTGAGAGCTTTCATAGATTTTTTCTAACTCACCCTTAACCTCTTTATCTATTGTTAGTGCAATTGTTTTATTAAACTCTAACTTATTTGGGCTATTTAGAACATTAGCCACTTGATTATAAGATGTACTCAGTTTTGAAATTGAGTTCTCTTTTGGTCCTTTTTTAGTTCCGTAACTTGACCAGTATGCGCCTCCATCGTAAGCTGTTGCAGTTTCAGATAATACCCCTCCTAAACTTAAACCACTATCCATTTTATCCATCTCATTGTGTGCGTAACTAACATCACTAAGATTGCCTTCATCATGAATAAATTGATAGAATGAGATATGAGCATACTCGTAAGTATCACTTTTCTTCTTAGTAAAGAAATTTACTTTATTATGATATAGTTTTAAAAGTTCGTAAGCATCAATCTTTTTCTGTGATGAGAATAAATCGATACCAAATACACTCTTTATCTGTTCAGGGTTATCATATTTAGATAATTGCTCAAATTTCGTAATATAATCGTCAGAACCATAAATAGTGAAATCGATAGGTGAAATATCTTCAGGTGTTTTATTTCTTTTTGAAATTAAGAAATTGAAGTATCTAAATATACCTAGTAAAATCTCAGAACAATCTCCTTGATTTATTAGATTTACTTTAATAGGAGCATTAGCATCCAAGAAAAGGAAAGAAAAATGGTCAGTAAATTCAATGATCTTCTCTTGAAGTAATTTTGGGACAAAACGATTAGTGGCTGTTTGTCCTTCAGTTTCTTCCTTTACATAGTGATTCCAAAGAATAGAATCTTCATTCTCTATCACATGATAAAATGTATTCTTTTTACCTCTTAAATAGGGTAAAAGGTTATCACTATTAAGTTTTGAGATGATTTCTTTAGGTAGATCACTATCTACGTTTTCTTTTAAAAGAAGTTGATAAGCAACATTAAGTGGGTGAAGCGAAGTGAATTTTATAAATTTCTCTCTGTCTTCACTTATAATTGTTCCAATTTTTAATAAGTTTTCTTCTTCTAGGTTTAATTCATCACCTTCTTTTATACCATCTAAAGAGGATTGAATAACTTTTAAATAGGTTTGATAAAGTTCTTTTAATTCTTCATCAATTACAGTAAGAGAAGGTAATAGATATTTATCTTTTTTAGACTTTTTATTGAAATATTCTATTAGAGCTTTATATGCAAGCTTTACTTCTTCATCTACTTTAAGGTCAGTAGCAGTAAGTGTTTTACCATCAAGAGCTTCATTATAAGAAAGGTAACCTGGGTTATTTTCTTTATGTTGAATAAAAATTTTGAACTCTTGAGTTAGTTGTTTTTTTAATCGTTCAGATGGGTAGTATTTATGTAAATTGTGTTCTAAACTTTGCACTAATTTTTCTTTAGAAGAATCAATACGTTCAGAATATAGAAAAGGATCTTTTGATTGTAACTTAGTATTAATCACATTTGAAGCACTAATTACTTTTGGTTTTAAATCAGCTAAAACCAGAAGATAGCTCAGTTGAGCATTTCCATATTCTACATCAAACTTTAATTTACCGGTATCAGAATGAGTTTCATCTCCATGTCTTAAATATAAAGTTTCATTTTCTTCAACTAAATATTTTTGATTTGATACTATTACATCTTTTCTTTCTCTTTGATGATTAGGATTGATAATGATATCACTATCAGAAGATATTTCTAATGCATTCTTATTAATTTTAAGAGTACTTATTTGATCCTCTATTACCTCTTGATCAAAAGGAAGGACAGCAAACTTGAAAATGTGTTTAATTGTCTTACCATTTTCAACTTCATTATATTCTATCCTATTGCCGACTTGAGCAATACTTGCATCATTCAATGAGATACTAATAACTAGGCTTTTTTCAGTTGGGTTTACTTCTGCCTTTAGTACATTATCTTTATCTTGTTTAATAAACTTTTGGTTAGGTTTTTTATCAAACAATAATTCATACTGAATATTTTGATGATGATCAGGATTAAAGATGAAGATATTTCTTGTACGTTGTTTTGCTTTTGAAGTACCATCTTCAATATCTCTACATTTTAAATTGTCTGTAGTTATATTTTTATCATTTGGTCTGAATTGTATACCTTCAATATTTTTACGACTTTCTTCAGATTTTACCACATCTTCGAAAGTAACATCTTGCCAGGTATCTTTATTTTTTAACTTTTTCTGCCCTAATTCATCAAATTTCTTCTCAACAACAGAATCAATATTTCCGTATTGATGACCATTTCTAATTTCTGTAAAAACTTTCTGATTTTCCTTTATTCTTTTATCAATTTCTTTCTCATTGACTTTACCTCTAATAATTGAGTTGTCTTTAAAAAGACCAAGAAGGGGATAGTCTTCATTAGAAATTTGACCTTTTTCTAATATTTCAAGATATATACTATAGTCGAATATTGATCTACTAATATCACCAATCTCTTTATCTTGGTTCTTTAGTAATTCAGATAGAATTTTCTTTTCGAACTTTGTTATTGTAGAATTTTGTTCATCATCATCCGAAACAGATTTTTCAATTCTTTCTTTTACATAATCTAAACTTAATGGATAACCACTTGATGAAATATTAGCAGCTCCACCAATGATACTATCTAATTGAGTGTTATGTATAAATAGAATTGAAAGACCACTAAATTCACCTTCTTGAGATTTAATATAGTTTCTAAGAGCTGTTAGGTAGTCTTCATTTACTCCATTAATATTTGCTGCAATTAATAATGAAGTAGATTCAAATTTTAATATAAAACTTTTAAACTCACCAAAATTAAATTCACTAAAAATATTATGTGAATTACCTTTTTCTTTTAATGCGTTATAAAGACCATTTACATCTTTAGTTAGCTCAAATTGGGCTTGATAAGATTGGCCTGTAGTTAGAGTGAATCGTTTAAAATACTCAACAATTCCTTCTGCTAAATAATTATATATATTAGACGTAGTCATTAGAATTTCTATTTATTAAGTTTTTGAATATATTGAGCATCTCCACTATCACTTTTTTTCTCGATCAAGTTGATTTCTTCATATAACTTGATGATTTCAGCTTTTGATTCTTGATCAAAACGTAAACCTCTTAATTCAAACTCATCCCAAAGTTCTTTTAAAAGAATTTTATTATTTGAACCTACAGCTAAATCAGTGAGAAGAAGTAAAAGACTTTTATCAATACTTAAAGAGAAACCTAATTGACCTCTTCTTTTAGAATAGTTAACTTTGCAAAATTCAGTAAACCATCCTTTATATGCTTTAAATGCTGAATTTCTAGGACTATTTTGGAATTGGAAAAGAATATATTTATAAAGTGTAATTATTCTATTGTAGATGTCATTTTCAGTATCAGGAGTTAGGTCTACTTCTTCCCATTTCCTAGATAACTTCTCTTCATCAACATAGTTATTTTTGTATTTGTCGATAATCTCGTCAATAGATGTGCTCAGTTTGCTCCTTTCAAAATCATCTAAACTATCTATTTCACTTTTTATATCGCTATAAATTTTATTGTTATCACTTGACCATTCAATTGTATTTAAAAACTCTAAAGTATTTGCATGAGCAAAAAGAGTTTCAACATTTTTATCTAAGAGTTTCCAACCATTTATAATACCTAACCTACTTTTTGATATTTTCTCCCATTTTAGTGTAAAGAATAATTTAGGTACAGTGTCTTCATCTTCATCGTAGAAGAATTGATTCAATTGTATAGCGAGTTGAGATACAAATTGAAAGAAGTAAAACTTTAATAAATTGTGAATATTATCAATGAAGTAATTTTCATCTTCAGATAGAATAGATATATCTTGGGCAAATAATTTACGTAAATTTTGAGTTAATTTACCTTCATAATAACCTTCTAATTTACTATCTGTTTTCTTAGATTTTTCCTTCTCACTTTCCTCCTTTATTGTTTCTAATACTAAACGGTAAAGTAAATTTTCATTTGCAGGAGTATCTGTTTTTGCAATTATTTTCTTTAACTCTTCATCATTTCCCAATAGCACACCTACAGTATAATTGGAAATATCTTTAAGCTTAGCATTTTCCTTTAGAAAATTTAAATAACGTAATACTTTATAATCGAATTTGAAAATATCGCCATTTTCTTCAAATAATAATTTTTCAATATTATCAAGAAGAATGTCTAAAGATTCAATGCCTTGAAAATCATCTCTTTCTTTTATAGATGATAGAATACTTTCTTTATCTAATTTAACTTTAGTTTTTTGTGGTAAATTTTCAGCAGTTCTAATAAGATTACCTACAGTACCATTAAATGTATATAGGTCTATTGTACTATCATTTAATCCTGCTGCATCTGTTGCAAACGGAAAAGCCTTAATTAATCTACCCTTACAATGTTGGAATTTACCAGTTAAATCATATATCCCGTTTTCATCTTTATCTATTTGTCCTTTGCTAAATGACTGTTTTAATTTCTCGTAATTAATTGAATATTTTGAACTCATTTTTAGTCTTCTTTTGAAAATTCGTAACCTAATCCTTCTGTATAACCAAGCTTAAATCGCTCTTTTGATTTGCCAGAGATTTGTTGGAAAGTAAGATCTTTCATTCTACCAGCATCCCGTGATATATGTCTGATAAACAATTCAAAGCTTAAATGCCTTTGTTTGTCTTCTCGGTTAGGTCTATATCCTTGACCAATTTTATATAATAATTCAAATAAATTGTAGTCAATAACAGTTTCAAATATTTCAGCTCGATTTGCTTTAAAAGCTAGCTTTAAAGAAAGAGAAAATCGATGTAATTCATCATCTTTTTCTAGACATCCATTTTTTATTAGATGTGGAATAATTTTTAATTCTTGACTTATTTTATATTCGTTCTGCTTTTTCCCAATTTCAATATTAATGTGAGTATTATTATTAGAGGTTCCATTCCAATTGTATATGCCAATTAGAATGTTCTTAATAATTTTTCTAGCTTTTGGATTTTGAGGATTAATATAGCTGTAGTATAGCATTATAATATAATCCTTAACTACTTGTTTAGGTTCCCACTTTCTAAAGTAATTTAATCTTGTAAATAGTCTGATTATTGCCCTAGTTTCCTTATAACCTAATTTCTCAGAGTTCTTATGAATTAATTCCTTAATAAATTCAGGTAGGATTAATTCATTATCTTTAAAAACTGATTCAATTTGTTCTTTATTACTTAGCTTAAAGATATGTTGATCTAATTCTGAATCTCTATTTCTACAAGGATCAAAATATTTAATTGATTTAAAAATAAATGCATCTTCATTATTAAAGATTAAAAAAGGAGTAAGACTAGTAATATAAGCCCTGATGTCATATCTTTTAATTGATCTAGCAATTTGATTTTTATTTTTAGATGCTAGGTTTGTTGGTACAATTAGCTGAAAAATAAAATTCAATAACTGCCTTACAGGAACAATTAGTTTATCACTAATAATAGCATTTAAAATAACTTTTGTAATGATATCTTGTACTTTTTTGTCAGAGATAAAATTGTAGTTATAATATATAGGATCTTTATATTTATTTTCATTGTTATCATAATCATTCTTAAAAGCCTGATAAAAAGGATTATCGTTACTTTTTGAAGTAATTTTTTGTAATAACTCTGAAATTACCTTCGACTTAATTTCATCAGGATTTTCTCTTATTGAGAATAATTGATAATCAGCAAGATTGATATATTGAAAAGGCGAACTTTCGGGAATATTGACTTCTTGAAAAGAACTATTTAAAAGGTTATATTCTTCTACAAACTTTTGAAGTTTGTTATATTTATCATCTTTCTGATAATCCTCTAGGAAATTAGTTAATGTACCTAAGTTAATCGCCAATATTGCTTTACGATTAATACTCTCCTTTTCTTCTAATGCTTGATCAGTAAAATCTTTAAGAAATTCATCTAGTTCTTGTTTCCAAGACTTATCAACACTCTGACTTTCTGTAGCATCATTTTTAATTTTGAATTCTTTTAACTGTTCAGGGTAAAGCTCATGAAGACGAGCTAATAAATGTGACTTACCATCTCCAACATTACCAGAAATTAAAATAAGTTGAGAAAAAGGAGTTTCAAAACTTTGTAAAACTAGTTCTGTTAAAACCTCTTCAACAAACCTTTTAACGTGTAGGTACTTCTTTATCGGGTCATATTCTAACGAGTTTTTATTTCCATCAACTACTGCTTCTTTTGAAGAGATAGAAAGGGTATCAAGAATACTCTTGAAAGTGTTATTTTGTATAGACATGTATGATACTCATTTTCTTTAGGCTAAGAATAGAGTAAATATAAATGCTCGTCTGGATTTAAATAATAACATAGATTAAAATCAAAAAAAAAAGAGTAATATATTAAAGTTATTAACATTTGATGTTTGATAAGAATAACAACTTTATAATAAAACAAAAGCGGGAGAAAAAATCTCCCGCCTTATGCATGTTTAACCTGTATCAATTTTTGTTTTCTTGATGGAAATATAATTTTCCAAATATCTTAAGTCTGCTTTATATGTAATCTTTAAGTGAAGAAGTATGGCTAAAAACGAGGGGATACCCCCTCGATTTTAATTCACTGAATAAGCCATAAAAAAATAAAGTAGTTAGTATATCAATACTTATTTTAACAATCTAGAAATAGATAGTATTTGAATGAAAAGTCTTACTGTTTTTCGGTTATAGCATACGATAAACTCCCGTCTATAGTAGCTGTAGAAATTTCTAAACTATCTATTGAAATAATTGAATTGGTAGAAAGGCTTTGAGCTTTCGCCCCGAAATGACATATAGTTAGAACTAAAAAAATACTTAGCTTGATTCGCATTTTATTGAATAGATGAAAAGTAATATTTAAGTAGCAAATAATATTGACCGGCTGTTTCGATCTGATACAAATGTGGGAGGAATCGCTTGTAAATGCTAAAAAACAGGGGGGACAAAGGGGGGACACCCATAAATAAATGTGAATTTTTTAAAAAATCATCGAAAATGAATACTTTTGAAAGCAAGTAATGCTGTGATTTTATACACTATTTCGAAATGATGACTATCAAAAAAACTCTACTATTTTTTTATTTACTTTTTACTTCCTGTATCCTATGCTGTCCTCTTTATGCACAGTCAGCACAAGAGCCTATTTTTGAACAGTTATTGACATTGGATTCCTTACTGTCCATCAATAAATATGAGGCCGTAAAAAAGGGATTGAAGGACTTTTCTCCAGAACAAATTTCTGAAAAAGATACTCCATCAAAAGTACTTTATTATCGTATGTTGGGGGAGTTGAAAGAGAACGAATCCAAACAAGAAGAATCCATTGTTGCTTACGAGCATTTGCTAGAGATTTCTTCAGAATC of Flammeovirga agarivorans contains these proteins:
- a CDS encoding type IV secretion system DNA-binding domain-containing protein, yielding MTTSNIYNYLAEGIVEYFKRFTLTTGQSYQAQFELTKDVNGLYNALKEKGNSHNIFSEFNFGEFKSFILKFESTSLLIAANINGVNEDYLTALRNYIKSQEGEFSGLSILFIHNTQLDSIIGGAANISSSGYPLSLDYVKERIEKSVSDDDEQNSTITKFEKKILSELLKNQDKEIGDISRSIFDYSIYLEILEKGQISNEDYPLLGLFKDNSIIRGKVNEKEIDKRIKENQKVFTEIRNGHQYGNIDSVVEKKFDELGQKKLKNKDTWQDVTFEDVVKSEESRKNIEGIQFRPNDKNITTDNLKCRDIEDGTSKAKQRTRNIFIFNPDHHQNIQYELLFDKKPNQKFIKQDKDNVLKAEVNPTEKSLVISISLNDASIAQVGNRIEYNEVENGKTIKHIFKFAVLPFDQEVIEDQISTLKINKNALEISSDSDIIINPNHQRERKDVIVSNQKYLVEENETLYLRHGDETHSDTGKLKFDVEYGNAQLSYLLVLADLKPKVISASNVINTKLQSKDPFLYSERIDSSKEKLVQSLEHNLHKYYPSERLKKQLTQEFKIFIQHKENNPGYLSYNEALDGKTLTATDLKVDEEVKLAYKALIEYFNKKSKKDKYLLPSLTVIDEELKELYQTYLKVIQSSLDGIKEGDELNLEEENLLKIGTIISEDREKFIKFTSLHPLNVAYQLLLKENVDSDLPKEIISKLNSDNLLPYLRGKKNTFYHVIENEDSILWNHYVKEETEGQTATNRFVPKLLQEKIIEFTDHFSFLFLDANAPIKVNLINQGDCSEILLGIFRYFNFLISKRNKTPEDISPIDFTIYGSDDYITKFEQLSKYDNPEQIKSVFGIDLFSSQKKIDAYELLKLYHNKVNFFTKKKSDTYEYAHISFYQFIHDEGNLSDVSYAHNEMDKMDSGLSLGGVLSETATAYDGGAYWSSYGTKKGPKENSISKLSTSYNQVANVLNSPNKLEFNKTIALTIDKEVKGELEKIYESSQWTTFIDPKVDLSFFKEDNSVVIIHYSDLYTSNSGYDAITVTKKWEQYRDVILNYLKKNQLEVNEDDTIPIINMFNAINGDWLLKIAAHNQRYQMDKEKISVLSAVKEMMAILEHPSITWVPMSLEEILRVSGSVALPQNSLMSVKSHGKSGMYSDDLLMVGVEETSNGIELYFHPVEVKIGKTNQENKALKQGAKTAEFFEEVLGGDNFKNKVYRNFFAKQIITIADKLRLYQVWEDYNEKWKNLHELKGKLYNDEFIISQNINEIVGKYSVLSFKANDSFQARSIKLDDDALIIELLESDGLNDLKTTMDDLIERYHDDEGDCSIHCTLLRKAYSIDKNLSGFEEHDIETTSTSDYVEKETNDNESTPSPTLVEEPIITEPMKILFGTKSNTKEELYWYPTSTDKVMHTNTGIIGTMGTGKTQFTKSMILQLSKNAEQNVDGKKIGILIFDYKGDYIKEDFTKPTDAKVYELYHLPYNPLALAVGSTTKPMLPLHTASALENTISTAYNLGNKQRSFLKELLMQAYENKGIIKHRRDTWEQPSPTLHDVYRIFEEHEDFAQDSLNAALKELYDYEIFEPNGKNATPLFDLIDGVTVINLSGYSPQIQNLVVAITLDQFYSQMQNRGHSKIDGNFRQLNKMILVDEADNFLSKNFESLRKILKEGREYGVGTILSTQFLNHFSTGDNEYSNYILTWIIHRVNEIKDKEVSSLFDLPSRNDRDDLIGVIKGLEKHYSIVNNAGSAPIKIRDKAFWEWNNN
- the dptG gene encoding DNA phosphorothioation-dependent restriction protein DptG, encoding MSSKYSINYEKLKQSFSKGQIDKDENGIYDLTGKFQHCKGRLIKAFPFATDAAGLNDSTIDLYTFNGTVGNLIRTAENLPQKTKVKLDKESILSSIKERDDFQGIESLDILLDNIEKLLFEENGDIFKFDYKVLRYLNFLKENAKLKDISNYTVGVLLGNDEELKKIIAKTDTPANENLLYRLVLETIKEESEKEKSKKTDSKLEGYYEGKLTQNLRKLFAQDISILSEDENYFIDNIHNLLKFYFFQFVSQLAIQLNQFFYDEDEDTVPKLFFTLKWEKISKSRLGIINGWKLLDKNVETLFAHANTLEFLNTIEWSSDNNKIYSDIKSEIDSLDDFERSKLSTSIDEIIDKYKNNYVDEEKLSRKWEEVDLTPDTENDIYNRIITLYKYILFQFQNSPRNSAFKAYKGWFTEFCKVNYSKRRGQLGFSLSIDKSLLLLLTDLAVGSNNKILLKELWDEFELRGLRFDQESKAEIIKLYEEINLIEKKSDSGDAQYIQKLNK
- the dptF gene encoding DNA phosphorothioation-dependent restriction protein DptF is translated as MSIQNNTFKSILDTLSISSKEAVVDGNKNSLEYDPIKKYLHVKRFVEEVLTELVLQSFETPFSQLILISGNVGDGKSHLLARLHELYPEQLKEFKIKNDATESQSVDKSWKQELDEFLKDFTDQALEEKESINRKAILAINLGTLTNFLEDYQKDDKYNKLQKFVEEYNLLNSSFQEVNIPESSPFQYINLADYQLFSIRENPDEIKSKVISELLQKITSKSNDNPFYQAFKNDYDNNENKYKDPIYYNYNFISDKKVQDIITKVILNAIISDKLIVPVRQLLNFIFQLIVPTNLASKNKNQIARSIKRYDIRAYITSLTPFLIFNNEDAFIFKSIKYFDPCRNRDSELDQHIFKLSNKEQIESVFKDNELILPEFIKELIHKNSEKLGYKETRAIIRLFTRLNYFRKWEPKQVVKDYIIMLYYSYINPQNPKARKIIKNILIGIYNWNGTSNNNTHINIEIGKKQNEYKISQELKIIPHLIKNGCLEKDDELHRFSLSLKLAFKANRAEIFETVIDYNLFELLYKIGQGYRPNREDKQRHLSFELFIRHISRDAGRMKDLTFQQISGKSKERFKLGYTEGLGYEFSKED